In Leptospira kanakyensis, the following proteins share a genomic window:
- a CDS encoding helix-turn-helix domain-containing protein, translating to EYENDHFIQPNAEPIEVLKFLMEENNLTQKDLNILGSQGVVSEILNGKRDLNVRQIKALAEKFKISPSVFI from the coding sequence AGAATATGAAAACGATCACTTTATACAACCAAATGCTGAACCAATCGAAGTCTTAAAGTTTCTTATGGAAGAAAACAACTTAACCCAAAAAGATTTAAATATTTTGGGTAGCCAAGGTGTTGTTTCAGAAATTCTAAACGGAAAAAGAGACTTGAACGTTAGACAAATTAAAGCATTAGCAGAAAAGTTCAAAATCTCCCCATCTGTTTTTATTTAA